The following are from one region of the Nostoc cf. commune SO-36 genome:
- a CDS encoding zinc-binding dehydrogenase: MNAKTYKKLIANQLNQDFKSAVEIVEIPISQPAVNELLIKNKFAGVNGGFDTLLCRGEVPYINLIPPFDLGVEAVGKVVAMGENVKDFQIGDAVVTTERGGSYREYQVIDANLAVKVREATPELLTLMPTGVSALVALEQVGEMRSNEVVLVTAAAGGTGHIAVQLAKLAGNHVIGTCSSEAKADLLRELGCDRIINYHTENLNQVLKQEYPDGINLIFDCVGKTVFDTCVENLAVRGRLVVVGFISEYAKTIEQITQPRLYHQLFWKAASVRCFLMVHYKEYIAEAGDRLLNLFYTDKLKVAVDPKQFQGIESIPSAVDYLLSGQNCGKVVVRF, translated from the coding sequence ATGAACGCAAAAACTTACAAAAAATTAATAGCAAATCAACTTAATCAAGATTTTAAATCTGCCGTTGAAATTGTTGAAATTCCTATTTCCCAACCTGCTGTTAATGAACTTTTAATTAAAAACAAATTTGCTGGCGTTAACGGTGGCTTTGACACCTTACTTTGTCGTGGCGAGGTTCCATATATTAACTTAATTCCTCCCTTCGATTTAGGTGTGGAAGCTGTGGGGAAAGTTGTTGCTATGGGTGAAAATGTTAAAGATTTTCAAATAGGTGATGCTGTTGTAACTACGGAACGTGGCGGCAGCTATCGGGAATATCAGGTTATTGATGCAAACTTAGCGGTGAAGGTGCGCGAAGCAACACCAGAGTTGCTAACACTAATGCCTACAGGTGTATCAGCTTTGGTGGCATTAGAACAAGTGGGAGAGATGAGAAGCAATGAAGTGGTTTTAGTGACAGCAGCAGCAGGGGGAACTGGTCATATTGCGGTGCAATTGGCAAAGCTAGCTGGTAATCATGTCATTGGTACTTGCAGTTCGGAGGCGAAGGCAGATTTACTGAGAGAATTAGGGTGCGATCGCATTATCAACTATCATACAGAAAATCTCAATCAAGTCCTCAAACAAGAATACCCCGATGGGATTAATTTAATCTTCGATTGTGTAGGTAAAACTGTATTTGATACCTGCGTTGAAAACTTGGCGGTGCGGGGACGCTTAGTGGTGGTTGGTTTTATTTCCGAATACGCAAAAACTATAGAACAAATTACACAACCACGCCTTTATCACCAGCTATTTTGGAAGGCAGCTTCTGTGAGATGCTTTCTCATGGTTCATTATAAAGAATATATCGCAGAGGCAGGCGATCGCCTTTTAAACCTCTTCTACACAGACAAACTCAAAGTTGCCGTTGACCCAAAACAATTTCAAGGCATAGAATCTATACCCAGCGCTGTAGACTATCTCCTCAGTGGTCAGAATTGTGGCAAAGTAGTTGTCAGGTTTTAA
- a CDS encoding aspartyl/asparaginyl beta-hydroxylase domain-containing protein, whose product MESFNEYHLDPKQFTFLKTFVDNWEVIRDEFTRFMKEASDEELKLTYNIFGPKSKTIKTKGNSKYSAFGILFQGIFIEKYIQVHQIQYPDYGADEASQKALTLREKYFPNLAKAIKKVNFNDDDIIRNVYFGTFHPGLDIKLHVNYNPHTNRGYLGLIVPEGDVAMKICHEQLYWHEGKFLVLDHSYPHCPHNYTNYDRTVLVVDFFKPDKSREEIIRFEKEQVTQRMQDNPYSLGVFGKSDKATVEDFIKYDLAHQLEWDKAL is encoded by the coding sequence ATGGAAAGTTTTAATGAGTATCATCTAGACCCAAAGCAATTTACTTTTCTCAAAACTTTTGTAGATAACTGGGAAGTGATTAGAGATGAGTTTACCCGCTTTATGAAGGAGGCATCTGATGAAGAGTTAAAGTTAACCTATAATATTTTTGGACCTAAAAGTAAAACTATTAAAACCAAGGGTAATTCAAAATACAGTGCTTTTGGGATTTTATTTCAAGGTATTTTTATTGAAAAATACATTCAGGTGCATCAAATACAATATCCTGATTATGGGGCGGATGAAGCATCACAAAAGGCACTCACATTAAGAGAGAAATATTTCCCAAATTTGGCGAAAGCCATAAAAAAAGTCAACTTTAACGATGATGATATCATCAGAAATGTGTATTTTGGTACATTCCATCCTGGCTTGGACATCAAGTTACATGTAAACTATAATCCTCATACAAATCGTGGCTATCTAGGATTGATTGTCCCAGAGGGGGATGTGGCTATGAAAATATGTCATGAGCAGCTTTATTGGCATGAAGGAAAATTTCTGGTTTTAGATCACAGCTATCCACACTGTCCCCATAACTACACTAATTATGACAGAACTGTATTGGTTGTAGACTTTTTTAAACCGGATAAATCTAGAGAGGAAATTATCAGATTTGAGAAAGAGCAAGTTACACAACGGATGCAAGATAATCCTTACAGCTTAGGCGTTTTTGGTAAAAGCGATAAAGCTACAGTAGAAGATTTTATCAAGTATGATTTAGCTCATCAGTTAGAGTGGGATAAAGCTTTATAA